A window of Bradyrhizobium sp. AZCC 1610 contains these coding sequences:
- a CDS encoding division plane positioning ATPase MipZ, with protein MLVQASQGQFGSAHVVVLGNEKGGSGKSTSALHIAVALMKAGQRVATIDLDCRQQSFTRYIANRSAWARRTGLDLEIPVHYCVKLGETMQIADNENSEFQQFMEAVSAIERAFDFIVIDTPGSDSYLMRLAHSMADTLVTPINDSFLDFDVLGTVDPATYSVTGESHYAEMVRDVRRKRRQIDGATTDWIVVRNRLSMIGSRNKQLVADSLKDLSLRLGFRSIDGFAERVVYREFFPRGLTALDDLDEATLGTRPSMGHVTAREEVTSLLRQLKLPLDERGRRRAANRAEWFTQVDKPLEVHDIIGDIITA; from the coding sequence ATGTTGGTTCAGGCGAGTCAGGGTCAATTCGGTTCGGCGCATGTCGTCGTGCTGGGCAACGAGAAGGGCGGGTCGGGAAAATCCACTTCCGCCCTGCATATCGCCGTTGCCCTGATGAAGGCCGGACAGCGTGTCGCCACCATCGATCTCGACTGCCGCCAGCAGAGTTTTACCCGCTACATCGCCAATCGGAGCGCGTGGGCGCGCCGCACCGGTCTCGACCTCGAAATCCCCGTGCACTACTGCGTCAAGCTCGGCGAGACGATGCAGATCGCCGACAACGAAAATTCCGAGTTCCAGCAGTTCATGGAGGCGGTGAGCGCAATCGAGCGCGCCTTCGATTTCATCGTCATCGATACGCCGGGTTCCGACTCCTATCTGATGCGTCTGGCGCATTCGATGGCCGACACGCTGGTGACCCCGATCAACGACAGCTTCCTCGATTTCGACGTGCTCGGCACCGTCGATCCCGCGACCTATTCCGTGACTGGCGAGAGCCATTATGCGGAGATGGTGCGCGACGTCAGGCGCAAGCGCCGCCAGATCGACGGCGCCACCACCGACTGGATCGTGGTGCGCAACCGCCTGTCGATGATCGGCTCGCGCAACAAGCAGCTCGTCGCCGACAGCCTGAAGGACCTTTCGCTGCGGCTCGGCTTCCGTTCGATCGACGGATTTGCCGAGCGGGTGGTCTACCGCGAGTTCTTCCCGCGCGGACTGACGGCGCTGGACGACCTCGACGAGGCCACCCTCGGCACACGCCCCAGCATGGGCCATGTCACGGCGCGCGAGGAAGTGACCAGCCTGTTGCGTCAGTTGAAACTGCCGCTCGACGAACGCGGCCGCCGCCGGGCCGCCAACCGCGCCGAATGGTTCACCCAGGTCGACAAGCCGCTCGAAGTCCACGACATCATCGGCGACATCATCACCGCCTGA
- the panC gene encoding pantoate--beta-alanine ligase, whose protein sequence is MSRSPMVVRTVPALRRAVEALRTRKAAVALVPTMGALHDGHVSLVRLAKRRAQKVVVSIFVNPTQFAPTEDFGSYPRTWKADVAKLAAEKVDLIWNPDVKAMYPEGFATRIVPEGPATAGLEDRFRPHFFGGVATVVGKLFTQVRPDVAIFGEKDFQQLRVVTQMAADLDLGVKVIGSRTVRERDGLAMSSRNVYLSPEERQTAPMLYRAMKESAKRLKAGEDLAAATEAGRELISAAGFALDYFEARHAETLAPIASMKDGPVRILVAAKLGTTRLIDNIGV, encoded by the coding sequence ATGTCGCGAAGTCCCATGGTCGTCCGTACCGTTCCCGCCTTGCGCCGCGCCGTCGAGGCCTTGCGCACCCGAAAGGCTGCCGTCGCGCTGGTGCCGACCATGGGAGCGCTCCATGACGGACATGTGTCGCTGGTACGGCTCGCCAAGCGCCGCGCACAGAAAGTGGTCGTATCGATCTTCGTCAACCCCACGCAGTTCGCACCGACGGAAGATTTCGGTTCGTACCCGCGCACCTGGAAAGCCGACGTCGCCAAACTCGCCGCCGAGAAGGTCGACTTGATCTGGAATCCTGACGTCAAGGCGATGTACCCGGAGGGCTTCGCCACCCGTATCGTGCCGGAAGGCCCGGCCACCGCCGGCCTCGAGGATCGTTTCCGGCCGCATTTCTTCGGCGGCGTCGCCACCGTGGTCGGCAAGCTGTTCACGCAAGTCCGGCCGGACGTGGCGATCTTCGGCGAGAAGGATTTTCAGCAATTGCGGGTGGTGACGCAGATGGCCGCCGATCTCGACCTCGGCGTCAAGGTGATTGGCTCGCGCACCGTGCGGGAACGCGACGGGCTGGCGATGTCCTCGCGCAACGTCTACCTCTCGCCGGAGGAACGGCAGACGGCGCCGATGCTGTACCGCGCCATGAAGGAAAGCGCCAAGCGGTTGAAGGCCGGCGAGGATCTAGCGGCCGCGACGGAAGCCGGCCGCGAACTGATCAGCGCCGCCGGATTCGCGCTGGACTATTTCGAGGCCCGGCACGCCGAGACGCTGGCGCCGATCGCCTCGATGAAGGACGGGCCGGTGCGGATCCTCGTCGCCGCAAAGCTCGGCACGACGCGCCTGATCGACAATATCGGGGTCTAG
- a CDS encoding DUF1489 family protein yields MPLHLIKLAVGCESVKELKGWVAERMATAKKKGLPLRHVHITRMTPKRDAEILAGGSLYWVIKGEIAAREKIIAIEPFRDKDGIGRCRLVMQPKVFAVSPRPMRPFQGWRYLAEDAAPPDLTKSSAASVAAMPEPMRRELRDLGLL; encoded by the coding sequence ATGCCGCTTCATCTCATCAAGCTTGCCGTCGGCTGCGAGTCAGTCAAGGAACTCAAGGGCTGGGTTGCCGAACGCATGGCAACCGCCAAGAAAAAGGGCCTGCCGCTTCGTCACGTCCACATCACACGGATGACGCCGAAGCGCGACGCGGAAATCCTCGCCGGCGGCTCGCTCTATTGGGTGATCAAGGGCGAAATCGCCGCGCGCGAAAAGATCATCGCGATCGAGCCGTTCCGCGACAAGGACGGTATCGGGCGGTGCCGCCTGGTGATGCAGCCCAAGGTCTTCGCGGTCTCGCCGCGGCCGATGCGCCCGTTCCAGGGCTGGCGCTACCTCGCCGAGGACGCCGCGCCGCCGGACCTCACCAAATCCTCAGCCGCCAGCGTGGCGGCGATGCCGGAACCGATGCGGCGCGAATTGCGCGATCTGGGGCTGCTCTGA
- a CDS encoding glutathione S-transferase family protein produces the protein MLKLVIGNKNYSSWSMRPWLALRANEIPFEEVFIPLYTNDKADKDRIFSFSRAGKVPALIDGDVTVWDSLSIIEYLAEKYPQARLWPEDRARRAHARSISAEMHSGFMPLRNECGMNLHRPVGAIDLSDDARANVARIQEIWADCHRCYGKEGPFLFGAFGGADAMFAPVVHRFRTYAIEVKDGARPYFDAMMSLPAFQEWTRAGLAETLIIERFETV, from the coding sequence ATGTTGAAACTGGTCATCGGCAACAAGAACTACTCGTCATGGTCGATGCGGCCGTGGCTGGCGCTGCGCGCCAATGAAATTCCATTCGAGGAAGTATTCATCCCGCTCTACACCAACGACAAGGCGGACAAAGACCGGATTTTCAGCTTTTCCCGCGCGGGCAAGGTGCCGGCGCTGATCGATGGCGACGTCACGGTGTGGGATTCGCTTTCGATCATCGAGTATCTCGCCGAGAAATACCCGCAAGCGAGGCTCTGGCCGGAAGACCGTGCCCGCCGGGCGCATGCGCGGTCGATTTCGGCGGAAATGCATTCCGGCTTCATGCCGCTGCGCAATGAATGCGGTATGAACCTGCACCGTCCGGTCGGCGCGATCGATCTGTCGGATGACGCGCGCGCCAATGTGGCGCGCATTCAGGAAATCTGGGCCGATTGCCACCGCTGTTACGGCAAGGAAGGACCGTTCCTGTTCGGCGCGTTCGGCGGCGCGGATGCGATGTTTGCGCCGGTGGTGCATCGCTTCCGCACCTATGCGATCGAGGTGAAGGACGGGGCACGGCCTTATTTCGATGCGATGATGTCGTTGCCGGCATTTCAGGAATGGACCCGCGCAGGTCTTGCCGAAACGCTCATCATAGAGCGGTTCGAGACGGTCTGA
- a CDS encoding DUF599 domain-containing protein: protein MGAYWVDIAAVAFFVVEWLAYGFTLEHTTYGRDSLSARMNRYREVWVRNMLDREARMVDMQIMASLQNGTAFFASTSLIAIGGALALLRATNDALAVLRELPVDLTPSPALWEIKCVGLILIFIYAFFKFAWSYRLFNYVAILLGAMPPSSQRDTAEAEAHVMRTTRLFEAAGRHFNRGQRAFFFALGYLGWFVSPWLLLATTALVVIVTWRRQFASSAWRAMGS from the coding sequence ATGGGCGCCTATTGGGTCGATATCGCCGCCGTCGCGTTCTTCGTCGTGGAATGGCTGGCCTACGGCTTCACGCTCGAGCACACGACCTATGGCCGCGACAGCCTGTCGGCGCGCATGAACCGCTATCGCGAGGTGTGGGTACGGAACATGCTCGACCGCGAGGCGCGCATGGTCGACATGCAGATCATGGCCTCGCTGCAGAACGGCACCGCCTTCTTCGCTTCCACCAGCCTGATCGCGATCGGCGGCGCGCTGGCGCTGCTGCGGGCGACCAACGATGCCCTGGCCGTGCTGCGCGAACTGCCGGTCGACCTCACCCCCTCGCCCGCCCTGTGGGAAATCAAGTGCGTCGGCCTGATCCTGATCTTCATCTACGCTTTCTTCAAATTCGCCTGGTCGTACCGCCTGTTCAACTATGTCGCGATCCTGCTCGGCGCGATGCCGCCGTCGTCACAGCGCGACACGGCGGAAGCGGAAGCCCATGTGATGCGCACGACGCGCTTGTTCGAGGCGGCGGGGCGGCATTTCAACCGCGGCCAGCGCGCGTTCTTCTTCGCGCTCGGCTATCTCGGCTGGTTCGTCAGCCCCTGGCTATTGCTGGCGACGACCGCGCTGGTCGTCATCGTGACCTGGCGGCGACAGTTCGCCTCGAGCGCGTGGCGGGCGATGGGGAGCTAG
- a CDS encoding aldo/keto reductase, which translates to MLFVEANGARIPAIGLGTWELRGRSCARLVEQALRLGYRHIDTAQMYENEREVGEGLRASGVKRDQVFLTTKIWPSHFAPHDLERSAKESLVRLRLTEVDLLLLHWPNPQVPLVETLGALARVRQQGLARHIGVSNFTVALIEEAVPACPEPLACNQVEFHPYLDQTKVREACVRHGMALVAYSPVAKGRIKNDRAVLRIGDRYRKTAAQICLRWLVQQGVAAIPRTSKLERLSENIEIFDFELSEEDMQQISGMGSASGRLTDFGFAPKWD; encoded by the coding sequence ATGCTGTTTGTCGAAGCCAATGGCGCAAGAATTCCGGCGATCGGGCTGGGCACCTGGGAATTGCGTGGGCGAAGCTGCGCGCGCCTGGTCGAGCAGGCGCTGCGGCTCGGCTATCGCCACATCGACACTGCGCAGATGTACGAGAACGAACGCGAGGTCGGCGAGGGCCTGCGCGCCTCGGGCGTCAAGCGCGATCAGGTCTTCCTCACCACCAAGATCTGGCCCTCGCATTTCGCGCCCCACGATCTGGAGCGTTCGGCCAAGGAAAGCCTGGTGCGACTGCGCCTGACCGAAGTCGACCTGTTGCTGCTGCACTGGCCGAACCCGCAGGTGCCGCTGGTGGAGACGCTGGGCGCGCTGGCGCGGGTCAGGCAGCAGGGGCTCGCGCGGCATATCGGCGTGTCCAATTTCACCGTGGCCCTGATCGAGGAGGCGGTGCCGGCGTGCCCCGAGCCTTTGGCGTGCAACCAGGTCGAATTCCATCCCTATCTCGACCAGACCAAGGTCAGGGAAGCCTGCGTGCGCCACGGCATGGCGCTGGTGGCGTATAGTCCGGTCGCCAAGGGCCGCATCAAGAACGATCGTGCGGTGCTGCGGATCGGCGACCGCTATCGCAAGACGGCGGCGCAAATCTGCCTGCGCTGGCTGGTCCAGCAGGGCGTGGCGGCGATTCCGCGAACCTCAAAACTCGAGCGGCTCTCGGAGAACATCGAGATCTTCGATTTCGAGCTGTCGGAAGAGGACATGCAGCAGATTTCCGGCATGGGCAGCGCCAGCGGCCGGCTCACGGATTTCGGTTTCGCGCCGAAATGGGATTGA
- a CDS encoding helix-turn-helix domain-containing protein, with amino-acid sequence MQRLRLKADGRIVELRDGQEFPLAPTMPGPAPATPGLAQAMPTASPTTPDVTPGETPALPAVRDLRRRAQLTQLEFAARLGVPVETIRNWEQGKRAPRGPARALLAVIAHSPETVFAALATEEPSPA; translated from the coding sequence ATGCAGCGCTTGCGGCTGAAAGCGGACGGACGGATCGTTGAACTGCGGGACGGGCAGGAGTTTCCGCTTGCGCCGACGATGCCCGGGCCCGCACCTGCAACGCCCGGGCTCGCGCAAGCGATGCCCACCGCCTCGCCCACAACGCCGGACGTTACACCCGGCGAAACCCCGGCCTTGCCCGCGGTGCGCGACCTGCGCCGTCGGGCGCAGCTGACGCAACTCGAATTCGCGGCCAGGCTTGGTGTGCCCGTCGAAACCATCCGGAACTGGGAGCAGGGCAAGCGTGCGCCGCGCGGACCGGCACGGGCGTTGCTCGCCGTGATCGCCCATTCGCCGGAGACCGTGTTCGCCGCGCTGGCCACGGAGGAACCGTCGCCCGCCTAG
- the mgtE gene encoding magnesium transporter, giving the protein MAENIDVAQAEARPAQGSVLDHLLMRDEDGQLRHEFVEEITRAIHAADRPLLCEVVAELHEADLGDLIGALEAADRVTLVELTGADFDFSALNEVDDAVREEILEELEPETVAEGVRELESDDAVQLLQGLDEEDKEEILERLPPSERVALERSLLYPENSAGRRMQSEFIAVPPDWTVGQAIDYMRDTPDLPDRFYEIYAVDSEKHWQGAVALDTLLRARRPVPIADLIDEDRRRVSVLDDQEEVARMFGKYNLVAAPVVDTTNRLVGVITIDDVVDVIEEEADEDLKALGGVTSDEELSDSVWTIARARFNWLLVNLATAFLASSVLGLFEGQLEKMVALAVLAPIVASQGGNAATQTMTVAVRALATRELGSNNALRVVMREAMVGLVNGLAFAVITGVAAVAWFKIPGLGIVIGLAIICNLVAGALGGILIPMVLDRVRADPAVASGTFVTTITDVVGFFSFLGIATLWFGLK; this is encoded by the coding sequence ATGGCCGAGAATATCGACGTTGCCCAAGCCGAGGCGCGACCTGCGCAAGGCTCCGTGCTCGACCACCTCCTGATGCGGGATGAAGACGGGCAGCTCCGCCACGAGTTTGTCGAAGAGATCACGCGCGCCATCCACGCCGCCGACCGGCCGCTGTTGTGCGAGGTGGTGGCGGAACTTCACGAGGCCGATCTCGGCGATTTGATCGGAGCCCTTGAAGCCGCGGACCGCGTCACGCTGGTCGAACTGACCGGCGCCGATTTCGACTTCTCGGCGCTCAACGAAGTCGATGACGCCGTCCGCGAGGAGATTCTGGAGGAGCTGGAGCCGGAGACGGTCGCGGAGGGCGTACGCGAACTGGAATCCGACGACGCTGTCCAACTGCTTCAAGGCCTCGACGAGGAGGACAAGGAAGAGATCCTCGAGAGGCTGCCGCCCTCCGAGCGCGTCGCGCTGGAGCGCAGCCTGCTTTACCCGGAGAATTCCGCAGGCCGGCGGATGCAATCCGAATTCATTGCGGTGCCGCCGGACTGGACCGTAGGCCAGGCCATCGACTACATGCGCGACACCCCGGATCTGCCCGACCGGTTTTACGAGATTTACGCGGTGGATTCCGAAAAGCACTGGCAGGGTGCGGTCGCGCTCGACACGCTGTTGCGGGCGCGCCGGCCGGTGCCGATCGCCGACCTGATCGATGAAGACCGCCGGCGCGTCTCCGTGCTGGATGACCAGGAAGAGGTCGCGCGGATGTTCGGCAAGTACAATCTGGTCGCGGCTCCCGTCGTCGACACCACCAACCGGCTGGTCGGCGTCATCACCATCGACGACGTGGTCGACGTCATCGAGGAAGAGGCCGACGAGGATCTGAAAGCGCTTGGCGGCGTCACCAGCGACGAAGAACTGTCCGACAGTGTCTGGACCATCGCGCGCGCCCGCTTCAACTGGCTCCTGGTCAATCTGGCGACTGCGTTTCTGGCATCCTCCGTGCTCGGCCTGTTCGAGGGCCAGCTCGAGAAGATGGTGGCGCTTGCCGTGCTGGCGCCGATCGTGGCGAGCCAGGGCGGCAACGCCGCGACCCAGACCATGACGGTGGCGGTGCGGGCGCTGGCGACCCGCGAACTCGGTTCCAACAACGCGTTGCGCGTGGTGATGCGCGAGGCGATGGTCGGCCTCGTCAACGGGCTCGCCTTTGCGGTGATCACGGGCGTCGCCGCGGTGGCCTGGTTCAAGATCCCGGGGCTCGGCATCGTGATCGGCCTTGCCATCATCTGCAACCTGGTGGCCGGCGCGCTCGGCGGAATCCTGATCCCGATGGTGCTGGATCGGGTGCGCGCCGATCCGGCGGTGGCGTCGGGGACTTTCGTCACCACCATCACCGACGTGGTCGGCTTCTTCTCGTTTCTCGGCATCGCCACGCTGTGGTTCGGGCTGAAATAG
- a CDS encoding polysaccharide deacetylase family protein, producing the protein MTRNFSAALCSAVAALMTFVAAAPAAECPRKDALGTSRVLAVDAATTPRVGLKSFPQTLPLDDREVVLTFDDGPWAATDQKILAALAHECVRATFFLIGKPASEHPELVRRIAAQGHTIAHHTWTHHNLKYMKPEAAIGEIDKGIAAVETALHGKATATPSTPFFRFPFFDMTPATLDALQKRGIAVFGADLWAGDWNPMTPAQQLKLLADRLQIARKGIILLHDPKAQTAAMLPAFLRYLRDNHYRVVHLVPASAKTVSDKAH; encoded by the coding sequence ATGACCCGAAATTTCAGCGCGGCGCTATGCTCGGCGGTCGCGGCATTGATGACCTTCGTCGCGGCGGCGCCGGCCGCCGAATGTCCCCGCAAGGACGCGCTCGGCACCTCACGCGTTCTCGCGGTGGACGCCGCTACCACCCCGCGCGTGGGCCTCAAGAGCTTTCCACAGACGCTTCCGCTTGATGACCGCGAGGTGGTGCTGACCTTCGACGACGGACCGTGGGCCGCGACGGACCAGAAGATACTGGCGGCGCTGGCGCATGAATGCGTGCGCGCCACCTTCTTCCTGATCGGAAAGCCGGCCTCCGAACATCCCGAACTGGTGCGGAGAATAGCGGCGCAGGGCCATACCATCGCGCATCACACCTGGACCCACCACAATCTCAAATACATGAAGCCGGAGGCGGCCATCGGCGAGATCGACAAGGGCATTGCGGCGGTCGAAACGGCGCTTCACGGAAAGGCCACCGCGACCCCGAGCACGCCGTTCTTTCGCTTTCCGTTTTTTGACATGACGCCCGCGACGCTGGACGCCTTGCAAAAGCGCGGCATCGCCGTGTTCGGCGCCGACCTCTGGGCCGGCGACTGGAATCCGATGACGCCGGCACAGCAGTTGAAATTGCTTGCCGACCGGCTGCAAATCGCCCGCAAGGGCATCATCCTGCTGCACGATCCCAAAGCGCAGACCGCTGCCATGCTGCCGGCCTTCCTGCGCTACCTCCGCGACAACCATTACCGCGTGGTCCACCTGGTCCCGGCAAGTGCCAAAACCGTGTCCGACAAAGCACATTAG
- a CDS encoding polysaccharide deacetylase family protein: MGLLASVAAQTASAADCPGHPDAIGTSRTLVVDPRAYPVIGTMQYRKTLPLQEREVVLTFDDGPLPKYSNEILDILAAHCAKATFFLVGSQANANPEGVRKVRDAGHTVASHTQNHPGGMDRLPLDRSRQEIEQGIASVTAALADGTAPAPFLRIPGLRRNDGIEEFAASKGLQLWSADFLADDWRDVSANRVYELAMQRLERKGKGILLLHDIQPRTVAALPRILRELKARGYRIVHVVPATPERPATPTEPRQWQLHPAPDLVATSRWPKVPKFAFAGPAALPVPALSDLDWHTTDLGGRAARRGRGILLPPVTLWSRQTMLPPVGTLAALPVPAAGIFKIPEPTFASALASAARRATTVAQARSTEVSSAKLGGKSHRHRRAAAAQPPASAGQAAQEPQHADGTAPKPAAQAKRNGRSVRVAGLKKR; the protein is encoded by the coding sequence GTGGGCCTGCTAGCCTCTGTCGCCGCGCAGACTGCGTCCGCCGCCGATTGTCCAGGTCATCCCGATGCCATCGGCACGTCACGTACCCTCGTGGTCGATCCGCGCGCCTATCCCGTCATCGGCACCATGCAATATCGTAAGACGCTGCCGCTCCAGGAACGTGAGGTGGTGCTGACCTTCGACGACGGTCCGCTGCCCAAATACAGCAACGAGATCCTCGACATTCTCGCCGCCCATTGCGCCAAGGCAACCTTCTTCCTGGTCGGAAGCCAAGCCAACGCCAATCCCGAAGGCGTGCGCAAGGTGCGTGACGCCGGCCACACGGTGGCCAGCCACACTCAGAACCATCCGGGCGGCATGGATCGCCTGCCGCTCGACCGCTCCAGGCAAGAGATCGAACAGGGTATCGCGTCGGTAACCGCGGCGCTGGCCGACGGTACCGCGCCGGCGCCGTTCCTGCGCATTCCCGGCCTGCGCCGCAACGACGGCATCGAGGAATTTGCCGCTTCCAAGGGGCTTCAGCTCTGGAGCGCCGATTTCCTCGCCGATGACTGGCGCGACGTCTCCGCCAATCGCGTCTATGAGCTCGCGATGCAGCGGCTGGAGCGAAAGGGCAAAGGCATCCTGCTGCTGCATGACATTCAGCCGCGCACGGTTGCGGCTCTGCCGAGGATTCTGCGCGAGTTGAAGGCGCGCGGCTATCGCATCGTCCATGTGGTGCCGGCGACCCCGGAGCGGCCGGCGACCCCGACCGAGCCGCGGCAATGGCAGTTGCATCCGGCGCCGGATCTGGTGGCAACCTCGCGCTGGCCGAAGGTTCCGAAATTCGCTTTTGCCGGCCCTGCAGCGCTTCCCGTCCCGGCCTTGTCCGATCTCGATTGGCACACGACCGATCTCGGCGGACGCGCCGCGCGGCGTGGTCGAGGCATTCTCCTGCCGCCGGTAACGCTGTGGTCCAGGCAAACGATGTTGCCGCCGGTCGGTACGCTAGCTGCACTGCCCGTGCCGGCGGCGGGCATTTTCAAAATTCCGGAACCGACGTTTGCGAGCGCGCTGGCCTCGGCCGCACGCCGGGCGACAACGGTTGCGCAGGCGCGTTCAACGGAAGTCTCATCCGCAAAGCTCGGCGGCAAATCTCACCGTCACCGCCGCGCGGCTGCGGCACAGCCCCCGGCGTCCGCTGGACAAGCCGCGCAGGAGCCGCAACACGCCGACGGGACCGCGCCCAAGCCGGCGGCGCAAGCCAAACGGAACGGGCGATCGGTTCGGGTCGCCGGCTTGAAGAAGCGCTGA